From Halorubrum salinarum, the proteins below share one genomic window:
- a CDS encoding CDC48 family AAA ATPase: MKLTVKPLKQKDAGRRLAAIDRVAAEELGLSGGDIVRVEGGDGAAIARVWPGYPEDDGTGVIRIDGRLRQEADVGIDDRVTVEDVDVSRADAVTIAFPSQLRVRGQIAPFIRDKLSGQPVTEGQTIRTSLGFGLMGGQSQAVPMKIAETSPGGTVVITDETDISISEISAEEIADRGDTAGGTGEGPDVTYEDIGGLDDELEQVREMIELPMRHPELFKRLGIDPPKGVLLHGPPGTGKTLIAKAVANEIDANFHTISGPEIMSKYYGESEEQLREVFEEASEESPAIIFMDELDSIAPKREEAGGDVERRVVAQLLSLMDGLEERGEVVVIGATNRVDAIDQALRRGGRFDREIEVGVPDRDGRKEILQVHTRNMPLTEGVDLDEYAENTHGFVGADLESLAKESAMHALRRIRPEIDLESDEIDADVLNSIQVTEADFKEAMKGIEPSALREVFVEVPDVSWDQVGGLEDTKERLRETIQWPLEYPEVFEELDMEAAKGVLMYGPPGTGKTLLAKAVANESESNFISIKGPELLNKYVGESEKGVREVFSKARENAPTIVFFDEIDSIATERGKNSGDSGVGERVVSQLLTELDGLESLEDVVVIATTNRPDLIDSALLRPGRLDRHVHVPVPDETARRRIFEVHTRNKPLADDVDLDALARRTEGYVGADIEAVAREASMNASREFIGSVTPEEVGESVGNVRVTMAHFEDALREVNPSVTPETRERYEEIEQRFKRSEVDRDEAEPGAAFQ, encoded by the coding sequence ATGAAGCTGACCGTCAAGCCGCTGAAACAGAAGGACGCCGGTCGCCGCCTCGCGGCGATCGACCGCGTCGCGGCCGAGGAGCTCGGGCTCTCCGGCGGGGACATCGTCCGCGTCGAGGGCGGCGACGGGGCCGCGATCGCCCGCGTCTGGCCCGGCTACCCCGAGGACGACGGCACCGGCGTGATCCGCATCGACGGCCGCCTCCGGCAGGAGGCCGACGTGGGGATCGACGACCGCGTCACCGTCGAGGACGTCGACGTCTCGCGGGCGGACGCGGTGACGATCGCCTTCCCGAGCCAGCTGCGGGTGCGGGGACAGATCGCCCCGTTCATCCGCGACAAGCTCTCCGGACAGCCCGTCACCGAGGGGCAGACGATCCGGACCTCCCTCGGCTTCGGGCTGATGGGCGGTCAGTCGCAGGCGGTCCCGATGAAGATCGCCGAGACGAGCCCCGGCGGCACGGTCGTCATCACCGACGAGACCGACATCTCGATCTCGGAGATATCCGCCGAGGAGATCGCCGACCGCGGCGACACCGCCGGCGGCACCGGCGAGGGCCCCGACGTCACCTACGAGGACATCGGCGGGCTCGACGACGAGCTCGAACAGGTCCGCGAGATGATCGAGCTGCCCATGCGGCACCCCGAGCTGTTCAAGCGGCTCGGCATCGACCCGCCGAAGGGCGTCCTGCTCCACGGCCCGCCGGGCACGGGGAAGACGCTGATCGCGAAGGCGGTCGCCAACGAGATCGACGCGAACTTCCACACGATCTCCGGCCCGGAGATCATGTCGAAGTACTACGGCGAGAGCGAAGAGCAGCTCCGCGAGGTGTTCGAGGAGGCGTCCGAGGAGTCGCCGGCGATCATCTTCATGGACGAGCTGGACTCCATCGCGCCCAAGCGCGAGGAGGCCGGCGGCGACGTGGAGCGCCGCGTCGTGGCCCAGCTCCTCTCGCTGATGGACGGGCTCGAGGAGCGCGGCGAGGTCGTCGTCATCGGGGCGACGAACCGCGTCGACGCCATCGACCAGGCGCTCCGCCGGGGCGGCCGCTTCGACCGCGAGATCGAGGTCGGCGTCCCCGACCGCGACGGCCGCAAGGAGATCCTCCAGGTCCACACGCGGAACATGCCGCTGACCGAGGGGGTCGACTTAGACGAGTACGCCGAGAACACCCACGGCTTCGTCGGGGCCGACCTGGAGTCGCTCGCGAAGGAGTCCGCGATGCACGCGCTGCGGCGCATCCGCCCGGAGATCGACCTCGAGAGCGACGAGATCGACGCCGACGTGCTGAACAGCATCCAGGTGACCGAGGCGGACTTCAAGGAGGCGATGAAGGGCATCGAGCCCTCCGCGCTCCGCGAGGTGTTCGTCGAGGTCCCGGACGTCAGCTGGGACCAGGTCGGCGGGCTCGAAGACACTAAAGAGCGGCTCCGCGAGACGATCCAGTGGCCGCTGGAGTACCCCGAGGTGTTCGAGGAGCTTGACATGGAGGCCGCCAAGGGCGTCCTGATGTACGGCCCGCCGGGCACGGGGAAGACCCTGCTCGCGAAGGCGGTCGCCAACGAGAGCGAGTCGAACTTCATCTCGATCAAGGGGCCGGAGCTGCTGAACAAGTACGTGGGCGAGTCCGAGAAGGGCGTCCGCGAGGTGTTCAGCAAGGCCCGGGAGAACGCGCCGACGATCGTGTTCTTCGACGAGATCGACTCGATCGCCACCGAGCGCGGGAAGAACTCCGGCGACTCCGGCGTCGGCGAGCGCGTCGTCTCCCAGCTGCTGACGGAGCTCGACGGGCTCGAATCGCTGGAGGACGTGGTCGTCATCGCGACGACGAACCGCCCGGACCTCATCGACTCGGCGCTGCTGCGCCCGGGGCGGCTGGACCGGCACGTCCACGTGCCCGTCCCCGACGAGACGGCGCGCCGCCGGATCTTCGAGGTCCACACGCGGAACAAGCCGCTGGCGGACGACGTCGACCTCGACGCGCTGGCGCGCAGGACCGAGGGCTACGTGGGCGCCGATATCGAGGCGGTCGCCCGCGAGGCGTCGATGAACGCCTCCCGGGAGTTCATCGGCAGCGTCACCCCTGAGGAGGTCGGCGAGTCCGTCGGCAACGTCCGCGTGACGATGGCCCACTTCGAGGACGCGCTGCGCGAGGTGAACCCGAGCGTCACCCCCGAGACGCGCGAGCGCTACGAGGAGATAGAACAGCGGTTCAAGCGGTCGGAGGTCGACCGCGACGAGGCCGAGCCGGGCGCCGCGTTCCAGTAA
- a CDS encoding DUF7127 family protein: MNHIQTRSTGDGALLRRYEYDDEWIVAADLGADDDAVTVDTVGETAIVVVEGPDGPVESEFELPGTAADAAVNNGVLTVEGER; the protein is encoded by the coding sequence ATGAATCACATACAGACCCGATCGACCGGCGACGGCGCGCTGTTGCGCCGGTACGAGTACGACGACGAGTGGATCGTCGCCGCCGACCTTGGGGCCGACGACGACGCGGTCACCGTCGACACCGTCGGCGAGACGGCGATCGTCGTCGTGGAGGGACCGGACGGGCCGGTCGAATCGGAGTTCGAGCTGCCCGGAACGGCCGCCGACGCGGCCGTGAACAACGGCGTGCTCACCGTGGAGGGCGAGCGATGA
- a CDS encoding alpha/beta fold hydrolase, which yields MERVTHDGRETAYRRFDRGGDGPTVCLVHGSGGTKDVWKSQARLADRFPAVAVDLSGHGDSDDATASVGRETLDAYADDVVAVAEATDATVLCGNSLGGAVALWVALERDLALDGLVLAGTGAKLAVAEPLRDALADDFARAVSLLHEPDRLFHDAPAEYVELSEAAMRACGRAVTERDFLTCHRFDVRDRLDEVAVPALAVVGAHDGLTPPAYHEYLAAEIPEGEWTEVPDAAHLAMLERPAAFNDALAGFLGRL from the coding sequence ATGGAACGGGTCACCCACGACGGCCGCGAGACGGCGTACCGCCGCTTCGACCGCGGCGGCGACGGACCGACGGTCTGTCTCGTCCACGGCAGCGGCGGCACGAAGGACGTCTGGAAGTCGCAGGCGCGGCTCGCGGACCGCTTCCCCGCGGTCGCGGTCGACCTCTCCGGGCACGGCGACAGCGACGACGCGACGGCATCCGTCGGCCGCGAGACCCTCGACGCGTACGCGGACGACGTCGTCGCGGTCGCCGAGGCGACGGACGCGACCGTCCTCTGCGGGAACTCGCTCGGCGGCGCGGTCGCGCTGTGGGTCGCCTTAGAGCGGGACCTCGCGCTCGACGGCCTCGTCCTCGCCGGCACGGGCGCGAAGCTCGCGGTGGCCGAACCGCTCCGCGACGCGCTCGCCGACGACTTCGCGCGGGCGGTCTCGCTCCTCCACGAGCCGGACCGGCTCTTCCACGACGCGCCCGCGGAGTACGTTGAGCTCTCCGAGGCGGCCATGCGCGCCTGTGGGCGCGCCGTCACCGAACGCGACTTCCTGACGTGCCACCGGTTCGACGTTCGGGACCGGCTCGACGAGGTCGCGGTTCCGGCGCTCGCGGTCGTCGGGGCGCACGACGGGCTCACGCCGCCGGCGTACCACGAGTACCTCGCGGCGGAGATCCCCGAGGGGGAGTGGACCGAGGTCCCCGACGCCGCCCACCTCGCGATGCTCGAACGGCCGGCGGCGTTCAACGACGCGCTCGCGGGGTTCCTCGGCCGACTGTAG
- a CDS encoding DUF2391 domain-containing protein: MVDSDEREPDTGRADGPGERADAAGTPAEPDIEDLLAKLDALSDTVDEGHEREKVRQTISLVERMPGTGALAERITKYTSRDLAESFVGAVLFALPLLVEGGVFEIAAWFAATTVAGVPVLLIGHVGFIFAATAGLLYFADFRQIAIRHPIFGLIPRRYAGVLLVSLATSASMLLFWGRLHEGDPTALERAGRIAVVWAAAAFGAGLGDILPGESQGEDLGKFDLDIGDTE; this comes from the coding sequence ATGGTCGACAGCGACGAACGGGAGCCGGACACGGGTCGCGCGGACGGACCCGGGGAGCGAGCGGACGCCGCGGGCACCCCCGCCGAGCCCGACATCGAGGACCTGCTCGCGAAGCTCGACGCCCTGAGCGACACCGTCGACGAGGGCCACGAGCGCGAGAAGGTCAGGCAGACCATCTCGCTCGTCGAGCGGATGCCCGGGACCGGCGCGCTCGCCGAGCGGATCACCAAGTACACCTCCCGGGACCTCGCCGAGTCGTTCGTCGGCGCGGTGCTCTTCGCGCTCCCCCTGCTCGTCGAGGGCGGCGTCTTCGAGATCGCGGCCTGGTTCGCGGCGACGACCGTCGCGGGCGTCCCCGTCCTCCTGATCGGCCACGTGGGGTTCATCTTCGCCGCGACCGCCGGGCTCCTCTACTTCGCCGACTTCCGGCAGATCGCGATCAGACACCCGATCTTCGGGCTCATCCCCCGCCGGTACGCGGGCGTCCTCCTCGTTTCCTTGGCCACGTCGGCGAGCATGCTGCTGTTCTGGGGGCGGCTCCACGAGGGCGACCCGACCGCGCTCGAACGGGCCGGGCGGATCGCCGTCGTCTGGGCCGCCGCCGCGTTCGGCGCGGGGCTCGGCGACATCCTCCCCGGCGAGTCCCAGGGCGAGGACCTCGGGAAGTTCGACCTCGACATCGGCGACACCGAGTGA
- a CDS encoding Hsp20/alpha crystallin family protein, producing MSALRDALRDLPDAVFADLLESDDGYVLVVDLPGAAAETTEVLVEDGRIEIEGRREKAVPDGFEYVREDRPLFLDAELPLPTDADGAGADAEIDRGVLEISVPKRERDVSRTIPVDDADDEGDA from the coding sequence ATGTCAGCGCTACGCGACGCGCTCCGGGACCTCCCGGACGCGGTGTTTGCGGACTTACTCGAATCGGACGACGGGTACGTCCTCGTCGTCGACCTCCCGGGCGCGGCCGCCGAGACGACCGAGGTGCTCGTCGAGGACGGGCGCATCGAGATCGAGGGCCGCCGCGAGAAGGCCGTCCCCGACGGGTTCGAGTACGTCCGCGAGGACCGCCCGCTGTTCCTCGACGCGGAACTCCCCCTCCCGACCGACGCCGACGGCGCCGGCGCCGACGCCGAGATCGACCGCGGCGTCCTCGAGATATCGGTCCCCAAGCGGGAGCGGGACGTCTCCCGGACCATCCCCGTCGACGACGCCGACGACGAGGGCGACGCCTGA
- a CDS encoding ABC1 kinase family protein, producing MVTLVNLRAYWRFVVVLRRFSPLIIAYWRDRRRYFLFGGSREVDAETQRERAAVLLDILLTLGPTFIKLGQILSTRPDILPPAYIEVLEGLQDDVPPAPWEESKVVLEDEFGPVDDVFDEFDRDPISGASLGQVYTATYDGDEVAVKVRRPGIESLVEADLRTIRWSIPLIKRFTGAGRAFSLENLADEFAKTIREEMDYARERTMLEEIRDNFADEDRIRIPETYEPVSGPRVLTMEYVPGTKISDIDALDEAGHDRTEVAETLQEVYLQMIIEDGVFHADPHPGNLAVADDGAVIFYDFGMAGRVDPFIQEKIVEFYVAVARQDIDAILDTLISMGTLSPEADREVMGNVMELAIADASGEDIEQYQVNQIIEQVESTIYEFPLRLPPNLALVLRVATVVEGVCVTLDPEFDFISTATDYLREEGYYEQTARDLAEDAGRQVQRTTEALFTVPPKADEFLDRANRDDLTVNVVLEDDTKVLEKLAMRIAYSVLLAVGVLSATILYSFAENWRLAVVVLALAAPLAIALYRSFRKKRGLRATPQFTRQGMKQRRDD from the coding sequence GTGGTCACGCTGGTCAACCTTCGCGCCTACTGGCGGTTCGTCGTCGTTCTGCGGCGGTTCTCGCCGCTCATCATCGCCTACTGGCGTGACCGCCGCCGGTACTTCCTGTTCGGCGGGAGCCGCGAGGTCGACGCCGAGACCCAGCGCGAGCGCGCCGCGGTGCTGCTCGACATCCTGCTCACCCTCGGCCCGACGTTCATCAAGCTCGGCCAGATCCTCTCGACGCGGCCGGACATCCTCCCGCCGGCGTACATCGAGGTGCTGGAGGGGCTCCAAGACGACGTGCCGCCCGCGCCGTGGGAGGAGTCGAAGGTCGTCCTCGAAGACGAGTTCGGCCCGGTCGACGACGTCTTCGACGAGTTCGACCGCGACCCGATAAGCGGCGCCAGCCTCGGGCAGGTGTACACCGCCACCTACGACGGCGACGAGGTCGCCGTGAAGGTCCGTCGCCCGGGCATCGAGTCGCTCGTCGAGGCCGACCTCCGGACGATCCGCTGGTCGATCCCGCTCATCAAGCGGTTCACCGGCGCCGGCCGGGCGTTCTCCTTGGAGAACCTCGCCGACGAGTTCGCCAAGACGATCCGCGAGGAGATGGACTACGCCCGCGAGCGGACGATGCTCGAAGAGATCCGTGATAACTTCGCCGACGAGGACCGGATCCGCATCCCGGAGACGTACGAGCCGGTCTCCGGCCCGCGCGTGCTCACGATGGAGTACGTCCCGGGCACGAAGATCAGCGACATCGACGCGCTCGACGAGGCGGGCCACGACCGGACGGAGGTCGCGGAGACGCTCCAGGAGGTGTACCTCCAGATGATCATCGAGGACGGCGTGTTCCACGCCGACCCGCACCCGGGGAACCTCGCGGTCGCGGACGACGGCGCCGTGATCTTCTACGACTTCGGGATGGCCGGCCGGGTCGACCCGTTCATCCAGGAGAAGATCGTCGAGTTCTACGTCGCGGTCGCGCGCCAGGACATCGACGCCATCCTCGACACCCTGATCTCGATGGGGACGCTCTCGCCGGAGGCCGACCGCGAGGTGATGGGCAACGTGATGGAACTGGCCATCGCGGACGCCAGCGGCGAGGACATCGAGCAGTACCAGGTGAACCAGATCATCGAGCAGGTGGAGTCGACCATCTACGAGTTCCCGCTGCGGCTCCCGCCGAACCTCGCTTTGGTCCTCCGGGTCGCCACCGTCGTCGAGGGCGTCTGCGTCACGCTCGACCCCGAGTTCGACTTCATTTCGACGGCGACCGACTACCTCCGCGAGGAGGGGTACTACGAGCAGACCGCCCGCGACCTCGCCGAGGACGCCGGCCGGCAGGTCCAGCGCACCACCGAGGCGCTGTTCACGGTGCCGCCGAAGGCGGACGAGTTCCTCGACCGCGCCAACCGCGACGACCTGACGGTCAACGTCGTGTTGGAGGACGACACGAAGGTGTTAGAGAAGCTGGCGATGCGGATCGCCTACTCCGTGCTGCTCGCCGTCGGCGTCCTCTCGGCGACGATCCTCTACTCGTTCGCCGAGAACTGGCGGCTCGCGGTCGTCGTCCTCGCGCTGGCGGCGCCGCTCGCGATCGCCCTGTACCGGTCGTTCCGGAAGAAGCGGGGCCTCCGCGCCACGCCGCAGTTCACCAGGCAGGGCATGAAGCAGCGACGCGACGACTGA
- a CDS encoding FkbM family methyltransferase, protein MSRALSSLRARVERLGFRTLYRLADLTYALGVATPKRTVAGTYWSHEPTNPHGDDAGLAALDRLPTDAVVLDVGAHVGEHAIPLALGTDRRVVAFEPNGESADRLARNADRNGLGGRDGAGIDLRRAGLGDANATLTFYRSTFSKCSAFDRESATRWGASVAGTESVPVRRLDDLVEGVGDEGEDGVGAVPPPDAIKVDVEGHEAAVLRGATATLATHGPLLVVEVHEAAEAAAEDAKGGAEETTSELGSGSAALREWLAARDYAVEEAEDVWICRPEEA, encoded by the coding sequence ATGAGCCGGGCCCTCTCGTCGCTGCGCGCCCGGGTCGAGCGGCTCGGCTTCCGGACGCTGTACCGGCTCGCCGACCTGACGTACGCGCTCGGCGTCGCGACCCCGAAGCGAACGGTCGCGGGCACCTACTGGAGCCACGAGCCGACGAACCCGCACGGCGACGACGCCGGGCTCGCCGCCCTCGATCGGCTGCCGACCGACGCGGTGGTCCTCGACGTGGGCGCGCACGTCGGCGAGCACGCCATCCCGCTGGCGCTCGGCACCGACCGCCGGGTGGTCGCGTTCGAACCGAACGGCGAGAGCGCGGACCGGCTGGCGCGGAACGCCGACCGGAACGGGCTCGGCGGCCGGGACGGCGCCGGGATCGACCTCAGACGCGCCGGCCTCGGGGACGCGAACGCGACGCTCACCTTCTACCGCTCGACGTTCTCGAAGTGCTCCGCGTTCGACCGCGAGTCGGCGACCAGGTGGGGCGCGAGCGTCGCGGGCACGGAGTCGGTCCCCGTCCGCCGGCTCGACGACCTCGTCGAGGGCGTCGGCGACGAGGGAGAAGACGGGGTCGGCGCCGTCCCCCCGCCGGACGCGATCAAGGTCGACGTCGAGGGCCACGAGGCCGCGGTCCTCCGGGGCGCGACGGCGACGCTCGCGACCCACGGCCCGCTGCTCGTCGTGGAGGTCCACGAGGCCGCCGAGGCGGCGGCCGAGGACGCGAAGGGGGGTGCCGAGGAGACCACGTCCGAGCTCGGGTCCGGCTCCGCCGCCCTCCGCGAGTGGCTGGCGGCGCGGGACTACGCGGTCGAGGAGGCGGAAGACGTGTGGATCTGTCGGCCGGAAGAGGCCTGA
- a CDS encoding site-2 protease family protein, translating into MPEHEDAAAAGDGAPRPEPLRTFFRIDEIRREDGRVRYRGESYVPERTLLRKLTPHFREAGYEVDVEAVDDGHVVVATPFDRGRDGIPWVNVAMFAATVLSTLFVGAYGWYYVPLAEIQSNPLTVLQAWPFTAAVLGVLMTHELGHYAAGRYHGVPVSLPYVIPFIFPFGTLGAVIRIRGRMPSRKVLFDIGAAGPIAGLVATVAVTAVGLSLDPIGVPAELANSSGPVIRFNNPPLLDLIAGVLGQPTSYGDPRLSAHPVVIGGWVGMFFTLLNLLPVGQLDGGHMVRAMLGPRQETVAALVPGALFGIAAYLHFWRGLGLNESVGLWAFWGVFATVIAFNGPANPADEDGVGLPRLAVGLATFAVGALCFLLVPIQVVGA; encoded by the coding sequence ATGCCAGAACACGAGGACGCGGCGGCGGCCGGCGACGGCGCCCCGCGTCCGGAGCCCCTCCGGACGTTCTTTCGGATCGACGAGATCCGCCGCGAGGACGGCCGCGTGCGGTACCGCGGCGAGTCGTACGTCCCGGAGCGGACGCTGTTGCGGAAGCTGACCCCCCACTTCCGGGAGGCGGGCTACGAGGTCGACGTGGAGGCCGTCGACGACGGGCACGTCGTCGTGGCGACCCCGTTCGACCGCGGCCGCGACGGGATCCCCTGGGTGAACGTCGCCATGTTCGCGGCCACCGTGCTGTCGACGCTGTTCGTCGGCGCCTACGGCTGGTACTACGTCCCGCTCGCCGAGATACAGTCGAACCCCCTCACCGTGCTCCAGGCGTGGCCGTTCACCGCCGCCGTCCTCGGCGTGCTGATGACCCACGAGCTCGGCCACTACGCCGCCGGGCGGTACCACGGCGTCCCCGTCTCGCTGCCGTACGTGATCCCCTTCATCTTCCCGTTCGGGACCCTCGGCGCGGTGATCCGGATCCGCGGGCGGATGCCCTCGCGGAAGGTCCTCTTCGACATCGGCGCCGCCGGACCGATCGCGGGGCTGGTCGCGACGGTCGCCGTGACCGCCGTCGGGCTCTCGCTCGACCCGATCGGGGTGCCGGCGGAGCTCGCGAACTCCTCAGGGCCGGTGATCCGCTTCAACAACCCGCCGCTTTTAGACCTCATCGCCGGCGTCCTCGGCCAGCCGACGAGCTACGGCGACCCGCGGCTGAGCGCCCACCCGGTCGTGATCGGCGGCTGGGTCGGGATGTTCTTCACGCTCCTGAACCTCCTCCCGGTGGGCCAGCTCGACGGCGGCCACATGGTCCGGGCGATGCTCGGGCCGCGACAGGAGACGGTGGCGGCGCTCGTCCCCGGCGCGCTGTTCGGGATCGCCGCGTACCTCCACTTCTGGCGGGGGCTCGGCCTGAACGAGTCGGTCGGCCTGTGGGCGTTCTGGGGCGTGTTCGCGACGGTGATCGCGTTCAACGGCCCGGCGAACCCGGCCGACGAGGACGGCGTGGGACTGCCGCGGCTCGCGGTCGGCCTCGCCACGTTCGCCGTCGGCGCGCTCTGTTTCCTCCTCGTCCCGATCCAGGTCGTCGGGGCGTGA
- a CDS encoding DUF7123 family protein: protein MSATANPSTNASANDDRSKEERLKQYLLDRAQDGEMYFKGKFISEDVDLSPKEIGALMVKLRDSATELTVEKWSYTGATTWRVEPA, encoded by the coding sequence ATGAGCGCGACAGCGAACCCCTCCACGAACGCGAGCGCGAACGACGACCGCAGCAAGGAAGAGCGGCTGAAGCAGTACCTGCTCGACCGCGCCCAGGACGGCGAGATGTACTTCAAGGGGAAGTTCATCTCCGAGGACGTCGACCTCTCCCCGAAGGAGATCGGCGCCCTGATGGTGAAGCTCCGCGACTCCGCGACGGAGCTCACCGTCGAGAAGTGGTCGTACACGGGCGCGACGACCTGGCGCGTCGAGCCCGCCTGA
- a CDS encoding molybdopterin synthase yields MRPISIVGDGAPALARRLAARLDGRVAVVERDDLDGARPRGSDPSDRAADGGAVEGGVTDPAGRPDADTEIAFDADGNWSGRGRVEGFDDLLDGLAPDHDYLVAVGESRLRVPAVLLGADPDPESVPGTVLATAATAKGVDLDRLVADLDAAEPWITRETLVDRVEASADAERSGAIATFTGRVRARDAPDDDRTTHLAFEKYEGVAAERMDAIAAELAERDGVFDVRMHHRTGVIEAGEDIVFVVVLAGHRREAFRTVEDGIDRLKDEVPIFKKEATESETFWVHRRD; encoded by the coding sequence ATGCGACCGATATCGATCGTCGGCGACGGGGCCCCGGCGCTGGCGCGGCGGCTCGCGGCGCGGCTCGACGGGCGGGTCGCCGTCGTGGAACGCGACGACCTCGACGGAGCGCGCCCGCGCGGATCGGACCCGAGCGACCGGGCGGCCGACGGCGGAGCGGTCGAGGGCGGGGTCACCGACCCCGCCGGGCGCCCCGACGCGGACACCGAGATCGCGTTCGACGCGGACGGGAACTGGAGCGGTCGGGGGCGAGTCGAGGGGTTCGACGACCTGCTCGACGGGCTCGCCCCCGACCACGACTACCTCGTGGCGGTCGGCGAGTCGCGGCTGCGCGTGCCGGCGGTCCTCCTCGGCGCCGACCCGGACCCCGAGAGCGTGCCGGGGACGGTCCTCGCGACCGCGGCGACGGCCAAGGGGGTCGACCTCGATCGGCTCGTCGCCGACCTCGACGCGGCCGAGCCGTGGATCACCCGCGAGACGCTGGTGGACCGCGTCGAGGCGTCCGCGGACGCCGAGCGGTCGGGCGCGATCGCCACGTTCACCGGCCGCGTGCGGGCCCGCGACGCCCCGGACGACGACCGGACGACCCACCTCGCGTTCGAGAAGTACGAGGGGGTCGCCGCGGAGCGGATGGACGCCATCGCGGCGGAGCTCGCGGAGCGCGACGGCGTCTTCGACGTGCGGATGCACCACCGCACCGGGGTGATCGAGGCGGGCGAGGACATCGTGTTCGTCGTCGTCCTCGCCGGGCACCGCCGGGAGGCGTTCCGGACCGTCGAGGACGGGATCGACCGCCTGAAAGACGAGGTGCCGATATTCAAGAAGGAGGCGACGGAGTCGGAGACGTTCTGGGTCCACCGGCGGGACTGA
- the pyrH gene encoding UMP kinase, giving the protein MRVVVSVGGSVLAPDLDPERVAAYAEAIERLVADGCEVGVVVGGGGVAREYIETAREIGANEVELDRLGIGTTRLNARLLIAALGDRASLAPATDYEEAGAALRRDEVAVMGGVTPGQTTDAVAAAFAESVDADLLVYATSADGVYDADPNADPDATQYAELSPAELVEVVLPMSRDAGASAPVDLLAAKLIDRAGIRSIVLDGTDPSAVVDAALYGDHTGTDVVPVDGGEPSFWTGER; this is encoded by the coding sequence ATGAGAGTCGTCGTTTCTGTCGGCGGGAGCGTGCTCGCGCCGGACCTCGACCCCGAGCGCGTCGCCGCGTACGCCGAGGCGATCGAACGGCTGGTGGCCGACGGCTGCGAGGTCGGGGTCGTCGTCGGCGGGGGCGGCGTCGCCCGCGAGTACATCGAGACGGCCCGCGAGATCGGGGCCAACGAGGTCGAACTCGACCGGCTCGGGATCGGGACGACCCGGCTCAACGCCCGGCTGCTGATCGCCGCGCTCGGCGACCGCGCGAGCCTCGCGCCCGCGACTGACTACGAGGAGGCGGGCGCGGCCCTCCGCCGCGACGAGGTCGCGGTGATGGGCGGCGTCACCCCGGGACAGACCACCGACGCGGTCGCCGCCGCCTTCGCCGAGTCGGTCGACGCCGACCTGCTCGTGTACGCCACGAGCGCCGACGGCGTGTACGACGCCGACCCCAACGCCGACCCCGACGCGACCCAGTACGCGGAGCTGTCGCCCGCGGAGCTCGTGGAGGTCGTCCTCCCGATGAGCCGGGACGCCGGCGCCTCCGCGCCCGTCGACCTGCTCGCCGCGAAGCTGATCGACCGGGCCGGCATCCGGTCGATCGTGCTCGACGGCACCGACCCGAGCGCCGTCGTCGACGCCGCGCTGTACGGCGACCACACCGGGACCGACGTGGTCCCCGTCGACGGCGGGGAACCGAGCTTCTGGACGGGGGAGCGATGA